ACATGGAATTCAATTCCTTCCCCCGCCTTTTTGCCGGACCAGTTGGCAAAGTAGCCGTTTTTGAGGTGCTTGGTCATGGCGACGATCATCATGATCATGACTCCCAGCGCAGCCACCCGCGTGAATAGCCCCAGGGCCAGGCAGATGGGGGCGCAGAATTCCGTGAGCATGGCCACCTTGGTGAGGAACGGCGGAATGCCCATTTTTTCCGTAAATGTCCGGTAGGTTCCGTCCCATCCCGCGCCGCCGAACCAGCCCAGCACTTTCTGGGCGCCGTGGGGCCACAGGATCAGGGCCAGAGTGAGGCGGAGGACCAGCAGGCCCCAGCCTGCCGCGGCGATGGTGATGGAATCAATGCTGTTCATGAAAGGGGAATGATTCAGTAAAGACCCTTTTGTCGTTTTAGGCGTTCATTTCCAGAAATGAAAAAGGCCGGAAGGAATGGAATTCCTCCCGGCTCTTGAAACCGTCAATGGCCGCCTATTTGGGTATGGAGTGGTAGAGCTGCTCCAGGGAAAGGACGCAGTATGCCGTGACCAGGACAGGATCCGCCTCCCACCAGCGGTTGTTGGTGTTCACCCAGGAGCCGTCGCTTTTCTGGATGGAGATGAGCTTGTTGGCCAGTTCGTCACGCCAGTCCACCTTGCGGCCGTCTTCCAGGGTCAGGTAGTCGATGCCCAGAGCGCTGAGGGCCTTGGACATGGCCTGGTAGTAGTAGTAAAGGCCCTGGACGCCCATGCCGGGGTTTTCATCCAGGTTATAGCTGTTTTCCAGCCATTTGAGGGCCAGCTTGACGCGGGGGTCGTTTTTGTCCACGTTGGCGTAAATGAGGGACTGCATGCCCGCATAGGTCATGCTGCCGTAGGCCTTGGGCGGTTCCGCCTTGTCAAAGGCGGCGCTTTTCGCATCCTTGGCGCTTGCTACGCCGGGGCGGTACACGAAGCCGCCGAGCTGGGATTTGTCATCCGATACCCAGGGTTCCTTGTTGACGGCGGGATTTTGCTGGCAGCGGTTGATGAATTCCGTGGCCGCGTTCCAGTCCAGGTCGGGCTGTTCGCCGTATTTGCCGTCCTTGGCGAGTTTCTGGGAGTAGTAGATGGCTTCCAGAGCCAGGGAGGTGTTGGAGAGGTCCGCAATGGGGGGAGCCTTTTTGTCCCCGTAGCCGATGCCGCCGTTGTAGGGGTTGTCCGGAGCGAAGTGGTTCTGCTGCTTGATGAGGTAGGCGCGCGCCTTGAGGATGGCGGGGGCGTATTCCTCCTTGTTGGCGGCCAGCAGGGCCATCATGCACACGGCCGTGTTGTAGGAGGACATGCCGCGGTTGAAGATGGAGCCGTCTTCTTTCTGGGATTTCAGGATGAAGTCGTATCCCTTCCGGATGTATTCCGGGAGGGGCTTGCCCTGGTTTTCCGGATCGCGCATGTAGGCGGTGACCGCCAGGGCCGTCAGGGCCGGGTAGGAGGGCTGGGCCCAGTAGCCTTCCGGGTTCTGCTTGCTTTTCAGGTATTCGTTCCCCTTTTCAATGGCGCGCAGGATTTCCTGCTTGATGGAGGCGTATTTGGCGGAGGCCGCTTCTCCCGGAACTGCCGTGAGGGTGGTTTGCCCCAATGCCGCCGTGCCCAGCGCGGCGGCCAGAGTTAATGAAAGTGCGGATTTAAACATGATGGTTATTGTTTG
This genomic stretch from Akkermansia biwaensis harbors:
- a CDS encoding DoxX family protein; this encodes MNSIDSITIAAAGWGLLVLRLTLALILWPHGAQKVLGWFGGAGWDGTYRTFTEKMGIPPFLTKVAMLTEFCAPICLALGLFTRVAALGVMIMMIVAMTKHLKNGYFANWSGKKAGEGIEFHVLYAGAALALLLTGPGPWSIDAWFMNIVHAIFG
- a CDS encoding prenyltransferase/squalene oxidase repeat-containing protein; protein product: MFKSALSLTLAAALGTAALGQTTLTAVPGEAASAKYASIKQEILRAIEKGNEYLKSKQNPEGYWAQPSYPALTALAVTAYMRDPENQGKPLPEYIRKGYDFILKSQKEDGSIFNRGMSSYNTAVCMMALLAANKEEYAPAILKARAYLIKQQNHFAPDNPYNGGIGYGDKKAPPIADLSNTSLALEAIYYSQKLAKDGKYGEQPDLDWNAATEFINRCQQNPAVNKEPWVSDDKSQLGGFVYRPGVASAKDAKSAAFDKAEPPKAYGSMTYAGMQSLIYANVDKNDPRVKLALKWLENSYNLDENPGMGVQGLYYYYQAMSKALSALGIDYLTLEDGRKVDWRDELANKLISIQKSDGSWVNTNNRWWEADPVLVTAYCVLSLEQLYHSIPK